In the Hordeum vulgare subsp. vulgare chromosome 7H, MorexV3_pseudomolecules_assembly, whole genome shotgun sequence genome, one interval contains:
- the LOC123412330 gene encoding auxin-responsive protein SAUR71-like, with the protein MRELIRRLSFSDRVSDGSGGVPRGCVPVLVVGDGDKDEESERFVVRVEALRHPSLAALLEMAAQEFGYKQEGILRVPCAVHKFFFLKDPAMVACIKIAGSTWTRNT; encoded by the coding sequence ATGAGGGAGCTGATCCGGCGGCTGAGCTTCTCGGACCGGGTGAGCGACGGCAGCGGCGGCGTGCCGCGCGGGTGTGTGCCGGTGCTGGTGGTGGGCGACGGCGACAAGGACGAGGAAAGCGAGCGGTTCGTGGTGCGGGTGGAGGCGCTACGGCACCCGTCGCTGGCAGCTCTGCTGGAGATGGCGGCGCAGGAGTTCGGGTACAAGCAGGAGGGCATCCTCCGCGTCCCCTGCGCTGTccataagtttttttttttgaaagatccggCGATGGTCGCTTGTATTAAAATAGCAGGGAGCACATGGACAAGAAATACATAA